Proteins found in one Muntiacus reevesi chromosome 2, mMunRee1.1, whole genome shotgun sequence genomic segment:
- the FLRT3 gene encoding leucine-rich repeat transmembrane protein FLRT3: protein MISPAWSVFLIGTKIGLFLQVAPLSVMAKPCPSVCRCDAGFIYCNDRFLTSIPTGIPEDATTLYLQNNQINNAGIPSDLKNLLKVERIYLYHNSLDEFPTNLPKYVKELHLQENNIRTITYDSLSKIPYLEELHLDDNSVSAVSIEEGAFRDSNYLRLLFLSRNHLSTIPWGLPRTIEELRLDDNRISTISSPSLQGLTSLKRLVLDGNLLNNHGLGDKVFFNLVNLTELSLVRNSLTAAPVNLPGTNLRKLYLQDNHINRVPPNAFSYLRQLYRLDMSNNNLSNLPQGIFDDLDNITQLILRNNPWYCGCKMKWVRDWLQSLPVKVNVRGLMCQAPEKVRGMAIKDLNAELFDCKDNPVVSTIQITTGTPNTVHPAQGQWPAPVTKQPDPKNPKLTKDQRTTGIPARKTIIITVKSVTSDTIHISWKLVLPMTALRLSWLKLDHSPAFGSITETIVTGERSEYLVTALEPDSPYRVCMVPMETSNLYLFDETPVCIETETAPLRMYNPTTTLNREQEKEPYKNPNLPLAAIIGGAVALGTIALLALVCWYVHRNGSLFSRNCAYSKGRRRKDDYAEAGTKKDNSILEIRETSFQMLPISSEPISKEEFVIHTIFPPNGMNLYKNNHSESSSNRSYRDSGIPDSDHSHS, encoded by the coding sequence ATGATCAGCCCAGCCTGGAGCGTCTTCCTCATTGGGACTAAAATTGGGCTGTTCCTCCAGGTGGCTCCACTATCAGTTATGGCTAAACCCTGTCCATCTGTGTGCCGCTGTGATGCCGGTTTCATTTACTGTAATGATCGCTTTCTGACATCCATTCCAACAGGAATACCAGAGGATGCTACAACTCTCTACCTTCagaacaaccaaataaataatgcTGGGATTCCATCAGATTTGAAAAACTTGCTGAAAGTAGAAAGAATATACCTATATCACAACAGTTTAGATGAATTTCCTACCAACCTACCAAAGTACGTCAAAGAGTTACATCTGCAAGAAAATAACATAAGGACCATCACTTATGATTCACTTTCAAAAATTCCCTATCTGGAAGAATTACACTTAGATGATAACTCTGTCTCAGCTGTTAGCATTGAAGAGGGGGCATTCAGAGACAGTAACTATCTCCGCCTGCTCTTCCTGTCTCGTAATCACCTTAGCACAATCCCCTGGGGTTTGCCCAGGACTATAGAGGAGCTCCGTCTGGATGATAATCGCATATCCACCATCTCATCACCATCTCTTCAAGGCCTCACTAGCCTAAAACGCCTGGTTTTGGATGGAAACCTGCTGAACAACCATGGATTGGGTGATAAAGTTTTCTTCAACCTAGTCAACTTAACAGAACTGTCACTGGTACGGAATTCCCTGACTGCTGCACCAGTAAACCTTCCAGGCACAAACCTGAGGAAGCTTTATCTTCAAGATAACCACATCAATAGGGTGCCCCCAAATGCTTTTTCTTATCTGAGGCAGCTGTATCGACTTGATATGTCCAATAATAACCTAAGTAATTTACCTCAGGGTATCTTTGATGATTTGGACAACATAACACAATTGATTCTTCGAAACAATCCCTGGTATTGTGGATGCAAGATGAAATGGGTACGTGACTGGTTACAGTCACTACCTGTGAAGGTCAACGTGCGTGGGCTCATGTGCCAAGCTCCAGAAAAGGTTCGAGGGATGGCTATCAAGGACCTCAATGCGGAACTGTTTGATTGTAAGGACAACCCGGTTGTAAGCACCATTCAGATAACCACTGGGACGCCCAATACGGTGCATCCTGCTCAAGGCCAGTGGCCAGCTCCTGTGACCAAACAACCAGACCCGAAGAACCCCAAACTCACTAAGGACCAGCGAACCACGGGGATTCCGGCAAGAAAAACAATTATCATTACTGTGAAATCTGTCACCTCTGACACAATTCATATCTCTTGGAAACTTGTCCTACCTATGACTGCTTTAAGACTCAGCTGGCTCAAGCTGGACCACAGCCCAGCATTTGGATCTATAACTGAAACAATTGTAACAGGAGAACGCAGCGAATACTTGGTCACAGCCCTGGAGCCTGATTCACCCTATCGAGTCTGCATGGTTCCCATGGAAACCAGTAACCTCTATCTATTTGATGAAACTCCTGTTTGTATTGAGACTGAAACTGCACCCCTTCGAATGTACAACCCTACAACCACCCTTAATCGAGAGCAAGAGAAAGAACCTTACAAAAACCCCAATCTGCCGCTGGCTGCCATCATTGGCGGGGCTGTGGCCCTGGGGACCATCGCCCTGCTCGCTTTGGTGTGCTGGTATGTTCACAGGAACGGATCCCTCTTCTCACGGAACTGCGCCTACAGCAAAGGGCGGAGAAGAAAGGACGACTATGCGGAAGCCGGCACCAAGAAGGACAACTCCATCCTGGAAATCAGGGAGACTTCTTTTCAGATGTTACCCATAAGCAGTGAACCCATCTCAAAGGAGGAATTTGTGATACACACCATATTTCCTCCTAATGGAATGAATCTGTACAAAAACAATCACAGTGAAAGCAGTAGCAACCGAAGCTATAGAGACAGTGGTATTCCAGACTCGGATCACTCACACTCATGA